From Melospiza melodia melodia isolate bMelMel2 chromosome 19, bMelMel2.pri, whole genome shotgun sequence, one genomic window encodes:
- the PPP1R3D gene encoding protein phosphatase 1 regulatory subunit 3D — protein sequence MEVRGPRRNPSYLSDLYENMLKAEGAVALRQQLPPAVHTSSSKTFRSSAPAKESPQANNRAGSTSSSCDPALRPIMRRRARSLPTSPERRKRAAVQCQEPGCRMNRVRFADALGLELTEVKVFQTGEDPSIPLHVLSRLSINSDLWYSSLNLEFTMQCLVPDFEQPADCLDFSSRLQEQQVCLERVSSSDLGLSGTIQVRNVAFEKQVSVRYTFNQWESIHEVCARWNHSIPEENGQDQVDVFTFFLPVPPFLLQLSTLVQFAARYQVNGQEYWDNNRGKNYTLRCRTHPLKLPRECEESWIHFI from the coding sequence ATGGAAGTGCGTGGTCCTCGAAGGAATCCCAGCTACCTCTCAGATCTCTATGAGAACATGTTAAAGGCTGAAGGAGCAGTGGCACTGAGGCAGCAGCTGCCACCAGCAGTCCATACAAGTAGCAGCAAGACTTTTCGGAGCAGTGCCCCAGCCAAGGAGAGCCCCCAGGCAAATAATCGTGCGGGcagcacctcctccagctgtgACCCAGCCCTGCGGCCCATCATGCGTCGCCGGGCGAGGTCCCTGCCGACCTCACCCGAGAGGAGGAAGAGAGCAGCAGTGCAGTGCCAGGAGCCCGGCTGCCGCATGAACAGGGTCAGGTTTGCTGATGCTTTAGGCTTGGAGCTCACTGAAGTGAAAGTCTTCCAGACTGGGGAGGATCCGTCCATCCCTTTGCACGTCCTTTCCAGGCTCTCCATAAACTCAGACCTCTGGTACAGCAGCTTGAACTTGGAGTTTACTATGCAATGCTTGGTCCCTGACTTCGAGCAGCCTGCAGACTGTCTGGATTTCTCATCCCgactgcaggagcagcaggtgtGTCTGGAACGGGTGAGCAGCTCGGATCTGGGGCTCAGTGGCACCATCCAGGTTCGGAATGTCGCTTTTGAGAAGCAGGTGTCCGTGCGCTACACCTTCAACCAGTGGGAAAGCATCCATGAGGTGTGTGCTCGTTGgaaccacagcatcccagaggaAAACGGGCAGGATCAGGTCGATGTGTTCACTTTCTTCCTTCCTGTGcctcctttcctccttcagctcAGCACTCTCGTCCAGTTTGCAGCAAGGTACCAAGTCAATGGCCAGGAGTACTGGGATAACAACAGAGGCAAGAATTACACCCTGAGGTGCCGGACTCACCCCCtgaagctgcccagggagtgtgAGGAGAGCTGGATCCACTTCATCTGA